From the genome of Azospira restricta, one region includes:
- the ilvA gene encoding threonine ammonia-lyase, biosynthetic gives MHPDYLEKILNAQVYDVAIESPLDLAPNLSGRVGNRIYLKREDMQPVFSFKLRGAYNKIVHLSPEKLKRGVICASAGNHAQGVALSAAKIGCRAVIVMPTTTPQIKVQAVRNRGGEVVLAGLSYDEAYAHALELEKAEKLTFVHPFDDPEVIAGQGTIGMEILRQHPKPIHAVFVAIGGGGLAAGVGAYIKRLRPETKVIGVETFDADAMAKSLAAGRRVRLDQVGLFADGTAVKFVGEETFRVCKEVLDEVILVDTDAICAAIKDVFEDTRSILEPSGALAIAGAKAYAAKHRLKDKALVAVASGANTNFDRLRFVAERAEIGEQREAVLAVTLPERPGAYKKFVALIGSHNITEFNYRYNDRNEAHVFVGIQVANRAESLKLVDSLQKHGYPTLDLTDDEMAKLHVRHLVGGHVPGIENEILYRFEFPERPGALMNFLNNMSAGWNITLFHYRNHGADYGRVLVGMQVPAAENGAFKEFLQNLGYAHWEETQNPAYKLFLG, from the coding sequence ATGCACCCGGACTACCTGGAAAAGATCCTCAACGCGCAGGTCTACGACGTTGCCATCGAGTCGCCGCTCGATCTCGCCCCCAACCTGTCGGGGCGCGTCGGCAACCGTATCTACCTCAAGCGCGAGGACATGCAGCCGGTGTTCTCGTTCAAGCTGCGCGGCGCCTACAACAAGATCGTCCACCTCTCGCCGGAGAAGCTGAAGCGCGGCGTGATCTGCGCCTCGGCCGGCAACCACGCGCAGGGCGTGGCGCTCTCCGCCGCCAAGATCGGCTGCCGGGCAGTGATCGTGATGCCGACGACGACGCCGCAGATCAAGGTGCAGGCGGTGCGGAACCGCGGCGGCGAGGTGGTGCTCGCCGGCCTCTCGTACGATGAGGCCTACGCGCACGCGCTGGAGCTGGAGAAGGCGGAGAAGCTGACCTTCGTGCACCCCTTCGACGACCCCGAGGTGATCGCCGGCCAGGGCACGATCGGCATGGAGATCCTGCGCCAGCACCCGAAGCCGATCCACGCCGTGTTCGTCGCCATCGGCGGCGGCGGGCTGGCCGCCGGCGTCGGCGCCTACATCAAGCGGCTGCGCCCGGAAACCAAGGTCATCGGCGTCGAGACCTTCGACGCCGACGCGATGGCGAAGTCGCTCGCCGCCGGCCGCCGCGTGCGGCTGGACCAGGTCGGCCTGTTCGCCGACGGCACCGCGGTCAAGTTCGTCGGCGAGGAGACCTTCCGCGTCTGCAAGGAGGTGCTCGACGAGGTGATCCTGGTCGACACCGACGCCATCTGCGCGGCGATCAAGGACGTCTTCGAGGACACGCGCTCGATCCTCGAGCCCTCCGGCGCGCTGGCGATCGCCGGCGCCAAGGCCTACGCCGCCAAGCACCGGCTGAAGGACAAGGCGCTGGTCGCCGTCGCCTCCGGCGCCAACACCAACTTCGACCGCCTGCGCTTCGTCGCCGAACGCGCCGAGATCGGCGAGCAGCGCGAGGCGGTGCTCGCCGTGACGCTGCCCGAGCGGCCCGGCGCCTACAAGAAGTTCGTCGCGCTGATCGGCTCGCACAACATCACCGAGTTCAACTACCGCTACAACGACCGCAACGAGGCGCATGTCTTCGTCGGCATCCAGGTCGCCAACCGCGCCGAGTCGCTGAAGCTGGTCGACAGCCTGCAGAAGCACGGCTACCCGACGCTCGACCTGACCGACGACGAGATGGCCAAGCTGCACGTGCGCCACCTGGTCGGCGGCCACGTGCCGGGGATCGAGAACGAGATCCTCTACCGCTTCGAGTTCCCCGAGCGGCCGGGCGCGCTGATGAACTTCCTGAACAACATGAGCGCCGGCTGGAACATCACGCTGTTCCACTACCGCAACCACGGCGCCGACTACGGCCGCGTGCTGGTCGGCATGCAGGTGCCGGCGGCGGAGAACGGCGCCTTCAAGGAATTCCTGCAGAACCTCGGCTACGCGCACTGGGAGGAGACGCAGAACCCGGCGTACAAGCTTTTCCTTGGTTAA
- a CDS encoding tetratricopeptide repeat protein: MLLQRSKLAAAAVERPRLAPPWSIAVLGAGVLLVLAAIYPHETLVKRLLKAPPDHVTEAYLVNLLRTEPGNPQLRLLLARSQLQSGLYGDVQQTLAPALAAADAALREEALWLLWQSEAQQYRRLADGTPEQAAARDALRRRLVELAEGDWGEAVLIEIARKAIVFGELGVGRRLFARLAARGGGHNYFWYADAARSALASGEHRAAAEFYLIARAQAATVAEQRRYFVDALRALRAGDRNDEALDLAERELAVAPQLADDAEALELLVRIARAARRPDLADKYARRLLRLSLLEQWRREQLALAGFDARPRRVALADDARGGPQLPFDDRIYTLGFEAFLDNRKLDDAWKVAASAVRQAPDHLGWRERLARVSEWTGRPRIALEQWLYVARASNRDEAWQAVLRLAPGLFDDAALRAALHYQLAHRPDDGKLIRELAATYERLGDPQGGLRVLEQAYQRTRQPALLEALAELAERAGDDARALAYWQRLLAEAPLTPARALRVATLYLLRGQAEDGLRLLEQARADAGDDDLAFWRLTAETAALTRADATALDAYRRLVGNVAAERGDYEALRLLLEEQPLAAAQVASAAWRRFRQPPDLVNALAHYAQGEHWPEIGRLLAELDGEQLHELRRRADFLRLSAQYRLHAGQPRQARQELEAALRLAPESTATQQALLWLLIDGGDPAALRGALAAAEGDWRSQPALHDALAAAYQALSLPQVALERYLTPRLAAHRGDFLWLMNYADALEQNQEADRAWRLRRQLLREQRQQAAGRDRPDAAATDDGSRLRRAIRTRLAIGQRGGDAGFAALRELLRLDRDGERRLSPAARDVALGWLLDRNQHAAARGWLWQQYARTTARPLWGEISLALAEDDVAQASELLARHGERLPRYDRINAALRGGDLRAAQSDAFATQTEQAADDPLHLQLSDALLAHSDHLGGALAARRVGGVDEREQAAHWHLALSPRLTLDLALGSIARDNREPQQIGRTPDESYRSARLVWRHADGETRLGVASRDSLARYTPLLLEHEQRLDARLTAFAALGSEQPADESTALRVAGMKDVARVGLRYRPTQRDQWSIEQRWETFSAQTGGGLGRGRVLQVEAAHALRIAPRDLEASVFWSQHRYDRRDAPADPRLRTLLPAGAADLGPDFFLPEDFRFYGIRLSTDVRFAREYTRGWRPLASVARTWHSENGAGYELAAGVAGSVAGGDHLFLGWRLGRGGTGSGGLVREAGLTYRLHY; the protein is encoded by the coding sequence ATGCTGCTGCAACGATCGAAACTCGCTGCCGCGGCCGTTGAGCGCCCGCGGCTGGCGCCGCCGTGGTCGATCGCCGTGCTCGGCGCCGGCGTGCTGCTCGTGCTCGCCGCGATCTATCCGCACGAGACGCTGGTCAAGCGCCTGCTGAAGGCACCGCCCGACCACGTCACCGAGGCCTACCTGGTCAACCTCCTGCGCACCGAGCCCGGCAACCCGCAGCTGCGCCTGCTGCTCGCGCGCAGCCAGCTGCAGTCCGGCCTGTACGGGGACGTGCAGCAGACGCTGGCGCCGGCGCTGGCCGCCGCCGACGCGGCGCTGCGCGAGGAGGCGCTGTGGCTGCTCTGGCAGAGCGAGGCGCAGCAGTACCGGCGCCTCGCCGACGGCACGCCGGAGCAGGCGGCGGCGCGCGACGCGCTGCGCCGGCGGCTGGTCGAGCTGGCCGAGGGCGACTGGGGCGAAGCCGTGCTGATCGAGATCGCGCGCAAGGCGATCGTCTTCGGCGAGCTCGGCGTCGGCCGCCGGCTGTTCGCGCGCCTCGCCGCGCGCGGCGGCGGCCACAACTATTTCTGGTACGCCGACGCCGCACGCAGCGCGCTCGCCAGCGGCGAACACCGCGCCGCCGCCGAGTTCTACCTGATCGCGCGCGCGCAGGCGGCGACCGTCGCCGAACAGCGCCGCTACTTCGTCGACGCGCTGCGCGCACTGCGCGCCGGCGACCGCAACGACGAGGCGCTCGACCTCGCCGAACGCGAGCTCGCCGTGGCGCCGCAGCTGGCCGACGATGCGGAAGCGCTCGAGCTGCTGGTGCGCATCGCGCGCGCCGCGCGCCGGCCGGATCTCGCCGACAAGTACGCGCGCCGGCTGCTGCGCCTGTCGCTGCTCGAGCAGTGGCGGCGCGAGCAGCTGGCGCTCGCCGGCTTCGACGCGCGGCCGCGGCGCGTGGCGCTCGCCGACGACGCGCGCGGCGGGCCGCAGCTGCCCTTCGACGACCGCATCTACACCCTCGGCTTCGAGGCCTTCCTCGACAACCGCAAGCTCGACGACGCGTGGAAGGTGGCGGCGTCGGCGGTGCGCCAGGCGCCGGACCACCTCGGCTGGCGCGAGCGGCTGGCGCGCGTCTCGGAATGGACCGGGCGGCCGCGCATCGCGCTCGAACAGTGGCTGTACGTCGCCCGCGCGAGCAACCGCGACGAGGCCTGGCAGGCGGTGCTGCGCCTCGCCCCCGGCCTCTTCGACGACGCGGCGTTGCGCGCGGCGCTGCATTACCAGCTGGCGCACCGGCCCGACGACGGGAAACTGATCCGCGAACTGGCCGCCACCTACGAGCGCCTCGGCGACCCGCAGGGCGGCCTGCGCGTCCTCGAACAGGCCTATCAACGCACCCGGCAGCCGGCGCTGCTCGAAGCGCTGGCCGAGCTCGCCGAACGCGCCGGCGACGACGCGCGCGCACTCGCCTACTGGCAGCGGCTGCTCGCCGAGGCGCCGCTGACGCCGGCGCGCGCGCTGCGCGTCGCCACCCTCTACCTGCTGCGCGGCCAGGCCGAGGACGGCCTGCGCCTGCTCGAACAGGCACGCGCCGACGCCGGCGACGACGACCTCGCCTTCTGGCGGCTGACCGCGGAGACCGCCGCGCTGACGCGGGCCGACGCCACCGCGCTCGACGCCTACCGCCGCCTGGTCGGCAACGTCGCCGCCGAGCGCGGCGACTACGAGGCGCTGCGACTGCTGCTGGAGGAACAGCCGCTCGCCGCGGCGCAGGTCGCCAGCGCCGCCTGGCGGCGTTTCCGGCAGCCGCCCGACCTGGTCAACGCGCTCGCTCACTACGCGCAGGGCGAACACTGGCCGGAGATCGGCCGCCTGCTCGCCGAGCTCGACGGCGAGCAACTGCACGAACTGCGCCGGCGCGCCGATTTCCTGCGCCTGTCGGCGCAGTACCGGCTGCACGCCGGGCAGCCGCGGCAGGCGCGCCAGGAACTGGAGGCGGCGCTGCGGCTGGCGCCGGAATCGACGGCAACGCAACAGGCGCTGCTCTGGCTGCTGATCGACGGCGGCGACCCGGCCGCGCTGCGCGGCGCGCTCGCCGCCGCCGAAGGCGACTGGCGCAGCCAGCCGGCGCTGCACGACGCGCTCGCCGCCGCCTACCAGGCGCTGTCGCTGCCCCAGGTCGCACTCGAGCGCTACCTGACGCCGCGACTGGCCGCGCACCGCGGCGATTTCCTGTGGCTGATGAACTACGCCGACGCGCTCGAGCAGAACCAGGAGGCCGACCGCGCCTGGCGGCTGCGCCGGCAGCTGCTGCGGGAGCAGCGGCAGCAGGCAGCCGGCCGCGACAGGCCGGACGCAGCGGCGACGGACGACGGCTCCCGCCTGCGCCGCGCCATCCGCACCCGGCTGGCGATCGGCCAGCGCGGCGGCGACGCCGGCTTCGCCGCGCTGCGCGAACTGCTGCGCCTCGACCGCGACGGCGAGCGGCGGCTGTCGCCGGCGGCCCGGGACGTCGCCCTCGGCTGGCTGCTCGACCGGAACCAGCACGCGGCCGCGCGCGGCTGGCTGTGGCAGCAGTACGCGCGCACGACGGCGCGACCGCTGTGGGGCGAGATCTCGCTGGCGCTGGCCGAGGACGACGTCGCCCAGGCCAGCGAGCTGCTGGCGCGCCACGGCGAGCGCCTGCCGCGCTACGACCGGATCAACGCCGCGCTGCGCGGCGGCGACCTACGCGCGGCGCAGAGCGACGCCTTCGCCACGCAGACCGAACAGGCCGCCGACGACCCGCTGCACCTGCAGTTGAGCGACGCGCTGCTGGCGCATTCCGACCATCTCGGCGGCGCGCTGGCGGCGCGCCGGGTCGGCGGCGTCGACGAGCGCGAGCAGGCGGCGCACTGGCACCTCGCGCTGTCGCCGCGGCTGACGCTGGACCTCGCGCTCGGCAGCATCGCCCGCGACAACCGCGAACCGCAGCAGATCGGACGCACGCCGGACGAAAGCTACCGCAGCGCCCGCCTGGTCTGGCGCCACGCCGACGGCGAGACGCGGCTGGGCGTCGCCAGCCGCGACAGCCTCGCCCGCTATACGCCGCTGCTGCTCGAGCACGAGCAGCGCCTCGACGCCCGCCTGACCGCCTTCGCCGCGCTCGGCAGCGAACAGCCGGCCGACGAATCGACGGCGCTGCGCGTCGCCGGCATGAAGGACGTGGCGCGCGTCGGTCTGCGCTACCGGCCGACGCAGCGCGACCAGTGGTCGATCGAGCAGCGCTGGGAGACCTTCTCGGCGCAGACCGGCGGCGGCCTCGGCCGCGGCCGCGTGCTGCAGGTCGAGGCCGCGCATGCGCTGCGCATCGCGCCGCGCGACCTGGAAGCCAGCGTCTTCTGGTCGCAGCACCGCTACGACCGGCGCGACGCCCCCGCCGACCCGCGCCTGCGCACGCTGCTGCCGGCCGGCGCCGCGGACCTCGGCCCGGACTTCTTCCTGCCGGAGGACTTCCGCTTCTACGGCATCCGCCTGTCCACCGACGTCCGCTTCGCCCGTGAATACACGCGCGGCTGGCGCCCGCTCGCCTCGGTCGCCCGTACCTGGCACAGCGAGAACGGAGCCGGCTACGAGCTCGCCGCCGGCGTCGCCGGCAGCGTCGCCGGTGGCGACCACCTGTTCCTCGGCTGGCGGCTCGGCCGCGGCGGCACCGGCAGCGGCGGCCTCGTCCGCGAGGCCGGATTGACCTATCGCTTACACTACTGA
- a CDS encoding EAL domain-containing protein has translation MPVAELIHYLNRENRKTYGPEVCPGDALAMAPAGVVAQHGGLLLRSVFQPLFSVRGRQVVGHEALLRAESADGEALTASDVFAQAASPQTLVFLDRLCRTLHALNYLQQAKGGGGLLFLNVEPRHVRAVGSGHGLVFETILKRCGLSPERIVFELRAGELAGDPAPLADALAAYRARGYRIAIDQAGPDLGGDLLAALRPELVKFDVRRLERWRGATPAATVAAEAAARARAAGAEVVATHVAAARQLALARAFAADFLQGHHFAPPAPLLRDDAGTPLALDAVTLAAIRE, from the coding sequence ATGCCCGTCGCCGAACTGATCCACTACCTGAACCGCGAGAACCGCAAGACCTACGGCCCCGAGGTCTGCCCCGGCGACGCCCTGGCGATGGCGCCGGCCGGCGTCGTCGCGCAGCACGGCGGGCTGCTGCTGCGCAGCGTCTTCCAGCCGCTGTTCTCGGTGCGCGGCCGCCAGGTCGTCGGCCACGAGGCGCTGCTGCGCGCCGAATCGGCCGACGGCGAGGCGCTCACCGCCAGCGACGTCTTCGCCCAGGCCGCGTCGCCGCAGACGCTGGTCTTTCTCGACCGCCTGTGCCGCACGCTGCATGCGCTCAACTACCTGCAGCAGGCGAAGGGCGGCGGCGGCCTGCTCTTCCTCAACGTCGAGCCGCGCCACGTGCGTGCGGTCGGCTCCGGGCACGGTCTGGTCTTCGAAACCATCCTCAAGCGCTGCGGCCTGTCGCCCGAGCGCATCGTCTTCGAGCTGCGCGCCGGCGAGCTGGCCGGCGACCCGGCGCCGCTCGCCGATGCGCTCGCCGCCTACCGTGCGCGCGGCTATCGCATCGCCATCGACCAAGCCGGGCCGGACCTCGGCGGCGACCTGCTCGCCGCACTGCGCCCGGAACTGGTCAAGTTCGACGTCCGCCGCCTCGAGCGCTGGCGCGGCGCGACGCCGGCGGCGACCGTCGCCGCCGAGGCCGCGGCGCGGGCGCGCGCGGCCGGCGCCGAGGTCGTCGCCACGCACGTCGCCGCCGCCCGCCAGCTGGCGCTGGCGCGCGCCTTCGCCGCCGATTTCCTGCAGGGGCACCATTTCGCGCCGCCGGCGCCGCTGCTGCGCGACGATGCCGGAACGCCGCTCGCGCTCGACGCCGTGACGCTGGCGGCGATTCGCGAGTAA
- a CDS encoding sulfate ABC transporter substrate-binding protein — protein MKQLLRAALAGAVVLASSAFAQSGLLNVSYDPTRELYQEFNAAFARQVQAGGGEVPKIRQSHGGSGKQARSVADGLEADVVTLALAWDIDLLAEQQLLPTDWQKRLPHNASPYTSTIVFLVRKGNPKQIRDWADLARPGVSVVTPNPKTSGGARWNYLAAWGYALKQPGGSEAKARELVAGIYRNVAVLDSGARGATTTFLERGIGDVLITWENEAHLAVKEIGPNKVDLVVPSLSILAEPPVAVVDKYAEKHGTQKLAKAYLDYLYTPEGQEIAAKHYFRPRDARVAAKYAAQFPAVKLFTIDEVFGGWRKAQPAHFADGAAFDQLVKRK, from the coding sequence ATGAAACAGCTACTGCGCGCCGCCCTCGCCGGCGCCGTCGTCCTCGCCTCCAGCGCCTTCGCCCAGAGCGGGCTGCTCAACGTTTCCTACGACCCGACACGCGAGCTCTACCAGGAGTTCAACGCCGCCTTCGCGCGCCAGGTCCAGGCCGGCGGCGGCGAGGTGCCGAAGATCCGCCAGTCGCACGGCGGTTCCGGCAAGCAGGCGCGCTCGGTCGCCGACGGGCTGGAGGCCGACGTCGTCACGCTGGCGCTGGCCTGGGACATCGACCTGCTGGCCGAGCAGCAGCTGCTCCCGACCGACTGGCAGAAGCGCCTGCCGCACAACGCCTCGCCCTACACCTCGACGATCGTCTTCCTGGTGCGCAAGGGCAACCCGAAACAGATCCGCGATTGGGCCGACCTGGCGCGCCCCGGCGTGTCGGTGGTGACGCCGAACCCGAAGACCTCCGGCGGCGCCCGCTGGAATTACCTGGCGGCGTGGGGCTACGCGCTGAAGCAGCCGGGCGGCAGCGAGGCCAAGGCGCGCGAACTGGTCGCCGGCATCTACCGCAACGTCGCCGTGCTCGACTCCGGCGCGCGTGGCGCGACGACGACCTTCCTCGAACGCGGCATCGGCGACGTGCTGATCACCTGGGAGAACGAGGCGCATCTGGCGGTGAAGGAGATCGGGCCGAACAAGGTCGACCTGGTCGTGCCTTCGCTGTCGATCCTCGCCGAGCCGCCGGTTGCCGTCGTCGACAAGTACGCCGAAAAACACGGCACGCAGAAGCTGGCGAAGGCGTATCTTGACTACCTGTATACGCCGGAAGGGCAGGAGATCGCCGCGAAACACTACTTCCGCCCGCGCGACGCCCGGGTGGCGGCGAAGTACGCGGCGCAGTTCCCGGCGGTGAAGCTGTTTACCATCGACGAGGTCTTCGGCGGCTGGCGGAAGGCGCAGCCGGCGCACTTCGCCGACGGCGCCGCCTTCGACCAGCTGGTCAAGCGCAAGTAG
- a CDS encoding bifunctional glycoside hydrolase 114/ polysaccharide deacetylase family protein, protein MNRWLAALALLCLLLPAAGATQAPAVALFYGKDAPLAELKAFDIVVVDPDHGHDPQRYCKPYSELYAYVAVGEAHPGRGYFAAIPAAARLAENRDWGSLVVDLAHHGWPDFVAANIVGPLWERGYRGFFLDTLDSYRLAERFDEAAQQAGLVAVIETLHRRFPGIRLILNRGFEVVPKVRDKLQMVAAESLFRGWDAANKRYVDVRAEDRDWLLGQLRAVRDQYNLPVLAIDYVDAQDRALTRATAERIKALGIVPWVADAALGTFGIGQREVVPRRVLMLYDGREAPTVDLTALVRYAAMPINHLGYATDFHDLNRPLPDGPLTARYAGAVLWTNRDALRAPAFAGWLRRQIDAGLRVAVFGHFGFPLDAANARALGLAPVTPPAAPGKPTIAHQDPLFGFEEKPRPDRRALPPLRLAGDGGQPLLQLADAQGARYDAAAFTRWGGYVLDPYTVITLPGSEQARWIVDPFAFLQRALALPAMPVPDTTTENGRRLLFIHIDGDGYPSLAELPGTPIAGRALLEQVIEKYKLPTTMSVIEGEVAPHGLFPKLAAEMEETARRTFALPYVEIASHTYSHPFVWFRAERPAARADDAGYHLRIPGYTLDLAREITGSVDYIRTRLAPPGKPVRVLLWSGDAEPQANALRIAEDAGLLNLNGGNTVISRSNPSLTAVSPLGLAKGGVFQTYAPVMNENVFTNLWTGPFYGYERVIETFRLTGSPRRLKPINIYYHSYSASKQASLNALHKVYAWALAQSPHVVFASDFIRKARDFDGIVVARDGDGWRIRGDGELRTLRAPAALGRPDPGASLAVAGHAAGSEGHYVHLAGGDALLRFAETPAGRPYLHDANARLAAWQADGDGLRFVLQGHQPLDFALAGSRGCVTRADGRPLTPRRSDGDLQHFRLDHAAATIETRCRGR, encoded by the coding sequence GTGAACCGCTGGCTCGCCGCCCTTGCCCTGCTCTGCCTCCTGCTGCCCGCCGCCGGCGCGACGCAGGCGCCGGCGGTCGCGCTGTTCTACGGCAAGGACGCGCCGCTCGCCGAGCTGAAGGCCTTCGACATCGTCGTCGTCGACCCCGACCACGGCCACGACCCGCAGCGCTACTGCAAGCCTTACAGCGAGCTCTACGCCTACGTCGCGGTCGGCGAGGCGCACCCCGGCCGCGGCTACTTCGCCGCCATCCCCGCTGCCGCACGGCTCGCCGAGAACCGCGACTGGGGTTCGCTGGTCGTCGACCTGGCGCACCACGGGTGGCCGGACTTCGTCGCCGCGAACATCGTCGGCCCGCTGTGGGAGCGGGGCTACCGCGGCTTCTTCCTCGACACGCTCGACTCCTACCGGCTCGCCGAGCGCTTCGACGAGGCGGCGCAGCAGGCCGGCCTGGTCGCCGTGATCGAGACGCTGCACCGCCGCTTCCCCGGCATCCGGCTGATCCTCAACCGCGGCTTCGAGGTCGTGCCGAAAGTGCGCGACAAGCTGCAGATGGTCGCCGCCGAGTCGCTGTTCCGCGGCTGGGACGCCGCCAACAAGCGCTATGTCGACGTACGCGCGGAAGACCGCGACTGGTTGCTCGGGCAACTACGCGCGGTGCGCGACCAATACAACCTGCCGGTGCTGGCGATCGACTATGTGGACGCGCAGGACCGTGCGCTGACGCGCGCCACGGCGGAGCGCATCAAGGCGCTCGGCATCGTGCCCTGGGTCGCCGACGCGGCGCTCGGCACGTTCGGCATCGGCCAGCGCGAGGTCGTGCCGCGCCGCGTGCTGATGCTCTACGACGGCCGCGAGGCGCCGACGGTCGATCTCACCGCGCTGGTCCGCTACGCCGCGATGCCGATCAACCACCTCGGCTACGCGACCGACTTCCACGACCTCAACCGGCCGCTGCCCGACGGCCCGCTGACCGCCCGCTACGCCGGCGCCGTGCTGTGGACCAACCGCGACGCGCTGCGCGCGCCGGCCTTCGCCGGCTGGCTGCGGCGGCAGATCGACGCCGGGCTGCGCGTCGCCGTCTTCGGCCACTTCGGCTTTCCGCTCGACGCCGCGAACGCGCGCGCGCTCGGGCTGGCGCCGGTGACGCCGCCGGCGGCGCCGGGCAAGCCGACGATCGCCCACCAGGACCCGCTGTTCGGTTTCGAGGAGAAGCCGCGCCCCGACCGGCGCGCGCTGCCGCCGCTGCGTCTCGCCGGCGACGGCGGTCAGCCGCTGCTGCAGCTCGCCGACGCGCAGGGCGCGCGCTACGACGCCGCCGCCTTCACGCGTTGGGGCGGCTACGTGCTCGACCCGTACACGGTGATCACCCTGCCCGGCAGCGAGCAGGCGCGCTGGATCGTCGATCCCTTCGCCTTCCTGCAGCGCGCGCTGGCGCTGCCGGCGATGCCGGTGCCCGACACCACGACCGAGAACGGCCGCCGGCTGCTGTTCATCCACATCGACGGCGACGGCTACCCCTCGCTCGCCGAGCTGCCGGGAACGCCGATCGCCGGCCGCGCGCTGCTCGAGCAGGTGATCGAGAAATACAAGCTGCCGACGACGATGTCGGTGATCGAGGGCGAGGTCGCGCCGCACGGGCTGTTCCCGAAGCTCGCCGCGGAAATGGAGGAGACGGCGCGGCGCACCTTCGCGCTGCCCTACGTCGAGATCGCCAGCCACACCTACAGCCACCCCTTCGTCTGGTTCCGCGCCGAGCGGCCGGCGGCGCGCGCCGACGACGCCGGCTACCACCTGCGAATTCCCGGCTACACGCTCGATCTCGCGCGCGAGATCACCGGTTCGGTCGACTACATCCGCACGCGCCTGGCGCCGCCCGGCAAGCCGGTGCGCGTGCTGCTGTGGAGCGGCGACGCCGAGCCGCAGGCGAACGCGCTGCGCATCGCCGAGGACGCCGGCCTGCTCAACCTGAACGGCGGCAACACCGTGATCTCGCGCAGCAACCCCAGCCTGACCGCGGTGTCGCCGCTCGGCCTGGCCAAGGGCGGCGTCTTCCAGACCTACGCGCCGGTGATGAACGAGAACGTCTTCACCAACCTGTGGACCGGGCCGTTCTACGGCTACGAGCGGGTCATCGAGACCTTCCGGCTGACCGGGTCGCCGCGCCGGCTGAAGCCGATCAACATCTACTACCACAGCTATTCGGCAAGCAAACAGGCGTCGCTGAACGCGCTGCACAAGGTCTATGCCTGGGCGCTGGCGCAGTCGCCGCACGTCGTCTTCGCCTCCGACTTCATCCGCAAGGCGCGCGACTTCGACGGCATCGTCGTCGCCCGCGACGGCGACGGCTGGCGCATCCGCGGCGACGGCGAACTGCGCACGCTGCGCGCGCCGGCGGCGCTCGGCCGCCCCGACCCCGGTGCCTCGCTTGCCGTCGCCGGCCACGCCGCCGGCAGCGAAGGCCACTACGTGCACCTCGCCGGCGGCGACGCGCTGCTCCGCTTCGCCGAGACACCCGCCGGCCGCCCCTACCTGCACGACGCCAACGCCCGCCTCGCCGCCTGGCAGGCCGACGGCGACGGCCTGCGCTTCGTGCTGCAGGGCCACCAGCCGCTCGATTTCGCGCTCGCCGGCAGCCGCGGCTGCGTCACCCGCGCCGACGGCCGGCCGCTGACGCCGCGCCGCAGCGACGGCGACCTCCAGCACTTCCGCCTCGACCATGCTGCTGCAACGATCGAAACTCGCTGCCGCGGCCGTTGA